One Thauera sp. K11 DNA window includes the following coding sequences:
- a CDS encoding ABC transporter substrate-binding protein, producing MARLARMLAWLAAACLPMLMPAPAAATAVVRVGVLQFGTVSWEIEAMQKAGLLEREGVRVEVVPLAVNDAANVAFQGNAVDVIVNDWIWVSRQRSEGRAYAFVPYSLAVGGVMVRPDAGLRSFADLRGKRLGIAGGALGKSWLLLRAYARKTVGEDAATFVRTDFAAPPLLNQLALGGEIPAVLNYWHYNARLQAAGMREMLSMQDILAGLGVRSELPMVGWVFREDWAKANPAAIEGFLRASAAAKKLMLESDGIWTALRPVMRAEDPATFEALRAGYRAGIPRGTAAEAESTARQVFSILAAVGGRDLVGDAQTLAPGTFWQAGGDR from the coding sequence ATGGCGCGACTGGCGCGGATGCTGGCATGGCTCGCCGCCGCCTGCCTGCCGATGCTGATGCCGGCCCCTGCCGCAGCCACCGCGGTGGTGCGGGTGGGCGTGCTGCAGTTCGGTACGGTGAGCTGGGAGATCGAGGCCATGCAGAAGGCCGGACTGCTCGAACGCGAGGGCGTGCGCGTCGAGGTCGTGCCGCTGGCCGTCAACGATGCGGCCAACGTCGCGTTCCAGGGCAATGCGGTGGATGTCATCGTCAACGACTGGATCTGGGTGTCGCGGCAGCGCTCGGAAGGCCGCGCCTATGCCTTCGTGCCCTATTCGCTCGCCGTCGGCGGCGTGATGGTGCGGCCCGATGCCGGCCTGCGCTCGTTCGCCGACCTGCGCGGCAAGCGCCTGGGCATCGCCGGCGGCGCGCTGGGCAAGAGCTGGCTGCTGCTGCGCGCCTATGCCCGCAAGACGGTGGGCGAGGATGCGGCCACCTTCGTGCGCACCGACTTCGCCGCGCCGCCGCTGCTCAACCAGCTCGCGCTCGGCGGCGAGATTCCCGCGGTGCTCAACTACTGGCACTACAACGCCCGGCTGCAGGCGGCGGGCATGCGCGAGATGCTGAGCATGCAGGACATCCTCGCCGGGCTCGGCGTACGGTCCGAACTGCCGATGGTGGGCTGGGTGTTCCGCGAGGACTGGGCGAAGGCCAATCCGGCGGCGATCGAGGGCTTCCTGCGCGCATCGGCGGCGGCGAAGAAACTGATGCTGGAGTCCGACGGCATTTGGACCGCCCTGCGGCCGGTGATGCGGGCGGAAGACCCGGCCACGTTCGAGGCGCTGCGCGCCGGCTATCGCGCGGGGATTCCGCGCGGCACGGCCGCGGAGGCGGAGAGCACCGCCCGGCAGGTGTTCTCCATCCTTGCCGCGGTCGGCGGCCGGGACCTCGTGGGCGACGCGCAAACCCTGGCGCCGGGCACCTTCTGGCAGGCGGGTGGGGATCGGTGA
- a CDS encoding sigma-54-dependent transcriptional regulator family protein produces the protein MKHPKAPANDTLCPMPSDSAPLFAYSGSTGTHMRLMTLAMPVMANLYQQFASPSLEVQLANRDGEILRIVGAAAQRRAMADGTLPVLSIAVPIHGTDGCLLIAADHAATSRENSDHIRALLQTTVEMIEHRLVESDERGFLRLHFHARQALLGGPLEALAVFDQDSRFVAINRTAATLLAVGGDLARLRCNDCFDVQWLNLVGYASLRLIEPFPLRTCDGERFFARTTLRQGIV, from the coding sequence ATGAAGCACCCCAAGGCTCCTGCAAACGACACCCTGTGCCCGATGCCAAGTGACTCCGCTCCGCTGTTCGCCTATTCCGGCAGCACCGGAACGCACATGCGGCTGATGACGCTCGCCATGCCGGTGATGGCAAACCTCTACCAGCAGTTCGCCAGCCCCTCGCTCGAGGTCCAGTTGGCCAACCGCGACGGCGAGATCCTGCGCATCGTCGGCGCGGCCGCGCAGCGCCGCGCCATGGCCGACGGCACCCTGCCCGTGCTGTCGATCGCCGTCCCGATCCACGGCACCGACGGCTGCCTGCTGATCGCGGCCGACCACGCCGCCACCTCGCGGGAGAACTCCGACCACATCCGCGCCCTGCTGCAGACTACCGTCGAGATGATCGAGCACAGGCTGGTGGAAAGCGACGAGCGCGGCTTTCTCCGCCTGCATTTCCACGCCCGGCAGGCCCTGCTCGGCGGCCCGCTCGAGGCGCTGGCGGTGTTCGACCAGGACAGCCGCTTCGTCGCGATCAACCGGACCGCCGCCACGCTGCTGGCGGTCGGCGGCGACCTCGCCCGCCTGCGCTGCAACGACTGCTTCGACGTGCAGTGGCTCAACCTGGTGGGGTATGCCTCGCTGCGCCTGATCGAACCTTTCCCCCTGAGAACCTGCGACGGCGAGCGCTTCTTCGCGCGGACCACCCTCAGGCAGGGAATCGTTTGA
- a CDS encoding sensor histidine kinase, with the protein MPQSSPPSHPVPGDAPGTSAGTPPAGGRRSTLRARVSRVLTGLLLLVIAIATAGWMHETRRAIHEEINAASRVAEQWVNVLVAETLRDRVQGPERLMAYLTAVGRLRANRLEVLDTDGRPIYVSPEPTYKAGRFAPGWFARRLTPDVPTHIFDAGDRQIVLRPDASRAVLDAWDYFTAGLGWAFAAMLLIGLAVRLALDRALAPLAQINAALSRGAAGLFDTRLPSYGAAELDRLADSYNRLADHLDRSRALNVRLEEDQAFARALQLRLEEERRFIARELHDELGQGITAVRAIAGAMMQRCEQLPQLHGSAQAILAMTDQMQDGVRAILHRLRSTAAGAAPDQVLRDYCTLWSGLHPEVGLDCRIEAPAWPVDETTSLAVLRLLQESLTNIARHARATRAEVVFGSEGDALVLRVSDNGRGLAAGHGMHDRFGIAGMRERVAALDGTLAIDTPAEGGLCVSARLPKRGNEPELQHGPDT; encoded by the coding sequence ATGCCGCAGTCCTCCCCGCCCTCACATCCCGTTCCCGGCGACGCGCCGGGAACGTCCGCCGGCACGCCGCCCGCCGGCGGACGGCGTTCCACGCTGCGGGCCCGCGTCAGCCGGGTGCTGACCGGGCTCCTGCTGCTGGTCATCGCCATCGCCACCGCGGGCTGGATGCACGAGACGCGGCGCGCGATCCACGAGGAGATCAACGCGGCGAGCCGGGTCGCCGAGCAGTGGGTCAACGTGCTGGTGGCCGAAACCCTGCGCGACCGCGTGCAGGGCCCGGAGCGGCTGATGGCCTACCTGACGGCGGTGGGGCGGCTGCGCGCCAACCGGCTGGAGGTGCTGGACACCGACGGCCGGCCGATCTACGTGTCGCCGGAGCCGACCTACAAGGCCGGCCGCTTCGCCCCCGGATGGTTCGCCCGGCGGCTCACGCCCGACGTGCCGACCCACATCTTCGACGCGGGCGACCGGCAGATCGTGCTGCGGCCAGACGCCTCGCGCGCGGTGCTCGACGCCTGGGACTACTTCACCGCCGGGCTGGGCTGGGCCTTTGCCGCGATGCTGCTGATCGGGCTGGCCGTGCGCCTGGCGCTGGACCGGGCGCTGGCGCCACTGGCGCAGATCAACGCCGCCCTGTCCCGCGGCGCGGCGGGCCTGTTCGACACCCGGCTGCCATCCTATGGCGCCGCCGAGCTGGACCGGCTCGCCGACAGCTACAACCGCCTCGCCGATCACCTGGATCGGAGCCGCGCGCTGAACGTGCGCCTGGAAGAAGACCAGGCTTTCGCGCGCGCGCTGCAGTTGCGCCTGGAGGAAGAGCGCCGCTTCATCGCGCGCGAGCTGCACGACGAACTCGGCCAGGGAATCACCGCGGTGCGGGCGATCGCCGGCGCGATGATGCAGCGCTGCGAGCAACTGCCGCAGCTCCACGGCAGCGCGCAGGCCATCCTGGCGATGACCGACCAGATGCAGGACGGCGTGCGCGCCATCCTGCACCGCCTGCGTTCGACGGCGGCCGGGGCGGCGCCGGACCAGGTCCTGCGCGACTACTGCACGCTGTGGAGCGGCCTGCATCCGGAGGTCGGACTGGATTGCCGCATCGAGGCGCCGGCCTGGCCGGTGGATGAGACGACCTCGCTCGCCGTGCTGCGGCTGCTGCAGGAAAGCCTCACCAACATCGCCCGCCACGCCCGCGCCACGCGCGCCGAAGTGGTGTTCGGCAGCGAGGGCGACGCGCTCGTGCTGCGGGTGAGCGACAACGGCCGGGGCCTGGCCGCCGGGCACGGCATGCATGACCGCTTCGGCATCGCCGGCATGCGGGAGCGGGTGGCCGCGCTCGACGGCACGCTGGCGATCGACACGCCGGCCGAAGGCGGACTGTGCGTGAGCGCACGGCTGCCGAAACGCGGAAACGAACCGGAATTGCAGCATGGCCCAGACACTTGA
- a CDS encoding response regulator, which translates to MAQTLEGLRILLADDHAAVRMGFRLLLEGAGGTVAGEADSGEAAVAAYAQHRPDVLVMDVSMPGIGGLGALERLLAHTPGAHVLLLSAHDDAQIPARALRAGATGYLSKRAQPQELIRAVAQVARGQRYVDPELAPQLALAQLGGGVDPAAALTDKEFAIFLQLAQGRSVSDIAAAHNLSPSTVGTHLYHIKQKLNASNAAELALIAVRSGLIDV; encoded by the coding sequence ATGGCCCAGACACTTGAAGGACTCCGCATCCTCCTTGCCGACGACCACGCCGCGGTGCGCATGGGTTTCCGCCTGCTGCTGGAAGGCGCCGGTGGCACCGTGGCCGGCGAGGCGGACAGCGGCGAAGCGGCGGTGGCGGCCTACGCGCAGCATCGCCCCGACGTGCTGGTGATGGACGTATCCATGCCCGGCATCGGCGGGCTGGGCGCACTCGAACGCCTGCTCGCCCACACGCCCGGCGCGCACGTGCTGCTGCTGTCGGCGCACGACGATGCGCAGATCCCGGCGCGTGCGCTGCGCGCCGGCGCCACCGGCTACCTGTCCAAGCGCGCCCAGCCGCAGGAGCTGATCCGCGCCGTGGCCCAGGTGGCGCGCGGCCAGCGCTACGTGGACCCGGAGCTGGCGCCGCAGCTCGCACTGGCCCAGCTCGGCGGCGGCGTCGATCCGGCAGCGGCGCTCACCGACAAGGAATTCGCGATCTTCCTGCAACTGGCGCAGGGGCGCTCGGTGAGCGACATCGCCGCCGCGCACAACCTGAGCCCGAGCACGGTGGGCACCCATCTCTACCACATCAAGCAAAAGCTCAACGCCAGCAACGCGGCGGAACTGGCGCTGATCGCGGTACGCAGCGGGCTGATCGACGTCTAG
- the pqqE gene encoding pyrroloquinoline quinone biosynthesis protein PqqE: protein MDAGAPLDPRAQIAATVGPPLWLLAEITYRCPLHCAFCYNPTDFAATNDELGTDDWLRVLREARAAGSVQCAFSGGEPLLRDDLAVLVAEARRLGFYTNLLTSGVGLTEARASALKAAGLDHIQLSFQDSTRELNDFLSHTRTFDLKQRVAATIKANGWPMVMNCVIHRLNIDYIENIIDMAVELGAEYLELANSQYYSWALLNRDHLLPSREQIERAERITNERRRRYGERIRIFFVVPDYYETRPKKCMNGWGSVFLTVTPDGTALPCHTAKMLPGMSFPNVRGMGVREIWYDSPGFNRFRGDGWMQEPCRTCPEKEKDRGGCRCQAYLLAGDAAAVDPVCDKSPAHRKVLEAVERAQRPDVCAVREMPLIFRGPAESKRLIARSGKAVAP from the coding sequence ATGGATGCCGGAGCGCCGCTCGACCCGCGCGCGCAGATTGCTGCGACGGTCGGCCCGCCGCTGTGGCTGCTGGCCGAGATCACCTACCGCTGCCCGCTGCACTGTGCGTTCTGCTACAACCCGACCGACTTCGCCGCGACCAACGACGAACTCGGCACCGACGACTGGCTGCGGGTGCTGCGCGAGGCGCGCGCGGCCGGCAGCGTGCAGTGCGCGTTTTCGGGCGGCGAGCCGCTGCTGCGCGACGACCTCGCGGTACTGGTGGCCGAGGCCCGCCGCCTGGGCTTCTACACCAACCTGCTGACTTCCGGCGTGGGCCTCACCGAAGCGCGCGCGTCGGCACTGAAGGCGGCGGGGCTGGATCACATCCAGTTGTCCTTCCAGGATTCGACGCGCGAACTCAACGACTTCCTGTCGCACACCCGCACCTTCGACCTCAAGCAGCGCGTGGCGGCGACGATCAAGGCCAACGGTTGGCCGATGGTCATGAACTGCGTGATCCATCGCCTCAACATCGACTACATCGAGAACATCATCGACATGGCGGTCGAACTCGGCGCCGAATACCTGGAACTCGCCAACAGCCAGTACTACTCCTGGGCGCTGCTCAACCGCGACCACCTGCTGCCGTCGCGCGAGCAGATCGAACGCGCCGAACGCATCACCAACGAACGCCGCCGGCGCTACGGCGAGCGCATCCGCATCTTCTTCGTCGTGCCCGACTACTACGAGACGCGGCCGAAGAAGTGCATGAACGGCTGGGGCAGCGTGTTCCTCACCGTCACCCCCGACGGCACCGCCTTGCCCTGCCATACCGCGAAGATGCTGCCCGGCATGTCCTTTCCCAACGTACGCGGCATGGGCGTGCGCGAGATCTGGTACGACTCCCCCGGCTTCAACCGCTTCCGCGGCGACGGCTGGATGCAGGAGCCGTGCCGCACCTGCCCGGAAAAGGAGAAGGACCGCGGCGGCTGCCGCTGCCAGGCCTACCTGCTCGCCGGCGATGCGGCCGCGGTCGACCCGGTGTGCGACAAGTCGCCCGCCCACCGCAAGGTGCTCGAGGCCGTCGAGCGCGCCCAGCGGCCCGATGTCTGCGCGGTGCGCGAGATGCCGCTGATCTTCCGCGGCCCGGCCGAATCGAAGCGTCTGATCGCGCGTTCCGGCAAGGCGGTCGCACCTTAG
- the pqqD gene encoding pyrroloquinoline quinone biosynthesis peptide chaperone PqqD, protein MNAPQPDRAAGVDAAARPKVSPKFRLQWEDAQQAWVLLYPEGMVRLNASAGEIMKRCDGSRTVGELVAELERAFDARGLHADVADFLDMARKQHWIEV, encoded by the coding sequence GTGAACGCACCGCAACCGGATCGGGCCGCCGGCGTGGATGCGGCCGCCAGGCCGAAGGTGTCGCCGAAGTTCCGCCTGCAATGGGAGGACGCCCAGCAGGCATGGGTACTGCTTTACCCCGAGGGCATGGTCAGGCTCAACGCCAGTGCCGGCGAGATCATGAAACGCTGCGACGGCAGCCGCACGGTCGGGGAACTGGTCGCCGAACTGGAGCGGGCCTTCGATGCCCGCGGCCTGCACGCCGACGTCGCCGACTTCCTCGACATGGCGCGCAAGCAGCACTGGATCGAGGTGTGA
- the pqqC gene encoding pyrroloquinoline-quinone synthase PqqC: MSAIGIDHLADLTRRSALPPWSPQEFEARLRDKGAGYHIHHPFHVMMAQGRLTRAQLQGWVANRFYYQIAIPVKDAAIMSNCPDREIRREWIQRMLDHDGYEIGGISEPGGIEAWVRLGEAVGLSRDDVTSLRHVAPAARFAVDAYIDFARRRPWQEAVASSLTELFAPHIHQQRIDTWPQQYPWVDPAGLQYFRNRLTQARRDVEHGLRFTLEYFSQTRAMQERALEILQFKLDVLWALADAIMLSQCEIEIRGPRQ; the protein is encoded by the coding sequence GTGAGCGCCATCGGCATCGACCACCTCGCCGACCTGACGCGCCGTTCCGCGCTGCCGCCGTGGAGCCCGCAGGAGTTCGAGGCCAGGCTGCGCGACAAGGGCGCCGGCTACCACATCCACCATCCCTTCCACGTCATGATGGCGCAGGGCAGGCTCACCCGCGCGCAGCTCCAGGGCTGGGTGGCGAACCGCTTCTACTACCAGATCGCGATCCCGGTGAAGGACGCGGCGATCATGTCGAACTGCCCCGATCGCGAGATCCGCCGCGAGTGGATACAGCGCATGCTGGATCACGACGGCTACGAGATCGGCGGCATTTCCGAGCCGGGCGGCATCGAAGCCTGGGTCCGGCTCGGCGAGGCGGTGGGCCTGTCGCGCGACGACGTCACCTCGCTGCGCCACGTCGCGCCGGCCGCGCGCTTCGCGGTGGATGCCTACATCGACTTCGCGCGCCGGCGGCCGTGGCAGGAGGCGGTGGCTTCCAGCCTCACCGAACTGTTCGCGCCGCACATCCACCAGCAGCGCATCGACACCTGGCCGCAGCAGTATCCGTGGGTCGATCCGGCCGGCCTGCAGTACTTCCGCAACCGGCTGACCCAGGCGCGGCGCGACGTCGAGCATGGTCTGCGCTTCACGCTGGAATACTTCAGCCAGACGCGGGCGATGCAGGAGCGTGCGCTGGAGATCCTGCAGTTCAAGCTCGACGTGCTGTGGGCGCTGGCCGACGCGATCATGCTCAGCCAGTGCGAGATCGAGATCAGGGGGCCGCGCCAGTGA
- the pqqB gene encoding pyrroloquinoline quinone biosynthesis protein PqqB: MRVHVLGSAAGGGFPQWNCNCPNCDGVRRGGIRAAARTQSSIAVSGGDGQWVLFNASPDVLQQIRSFPELQPARTLRDTAIAAIVLIDAQIDHTTGLYMLREHRQPWQVWCTACVREDLSAGNPVFGVLGHYSGVAWNEVPLTAEFAIDGVSGLRFAALPLTSNAPPYSPHRDRPQPGDNIGVTLIDTRSGKRLFYAPGLGEMEPHVWEAMHQADCVLVDGTLWTDDEMIRLGASPKTSRAMGHLPQSGPGGMIEWLDRLPPATRKVLIHINNTNPILDEDSPQRAELAARGIEVSHDGMEIRL, encoded by the coding sequence ATGAGAGTCCATGTCCTAGGTTCCGCCGCCGGCGGCGGCTTTCCGCAGTGGAACTGTAATTGCCCCAATTGCGACGGTGTGCGCAGGGGCGGCATCCGCGCCGCGGCCAGAACGCAATCCTCGATCGCCGTGAGCGGCGGCGACGGGCAGTGGGTGCTGTTCAACGCATCGCCCGACGTGCTGCAGCAGATACGCAGCTTCCCCGAACTCCAGCCGGCGCGCACCCTGCGCGACACCGCGATCGCCGCCATCGTGCTGATCGACGCGCAGATCGACCACACCACCGGCCTCTACATGCTGCGCGAGCACCGGCAGCCCTGGCAGGTGTGGTGCACCGCCTGCGTGCGTGAAGACCTCTCGGCCGGCAACCCGGTGTTCGGCGTGCTCGGCCACTACTCGGGCGTGGCCTGGAACGAGGTGCCGCTTACGGCCGAGTTCGCCATCGACGGCGTTTCCGGCCTGCGCTTCGCCGCGCTGCCGCTGACGAGCAACGCGCCGCCGTACTCGCCGCATCGCGACAGGCCGCAGCCCGGCGACAACATCGGCGTGACGCTGATCGACACGCGCAGCGGCAAGCGCCTGTTCTACGCGCCCGGGCTGGGCGAGATGGAGCCGCACGTCTGGGAGGCGATGCATCAGGCCGATTGCGTGCTGGTCGATGGCACGCTATGGACCGATGACGAAATGATCCGCCTGGGCGCCTCGCCCAAGACCTCGCGTGCGATGGGCCACCTGCCGCAGTCCGGGCCCGGCGGCATGATCGAATGGCTGGACCGCCTGCCGCCAGCGACGCGCAAGGTGCTGATCCACATCAACAACACCAATCCGATCCTCGACGAAGACAGCCCGCAGCGGGCCGAACTGGCCGCGCGCGGCATCGAGGTATCGCACGACGGCATGGAGATCCGCCTGTGA
- the pqqA gene encoding pyrroloquinoline quinone precursor peptide PqqA has translation MKWETPTASDFRFGFEITMYIATR, from the coding sequence ATGAAATGGGAAACCCCGACAGCCAGCGACTTCCGCTTCGGCTTTGAAATCACCATGTACATCGCGACGCGCTGA
- the pip gene encoding prolyl aminopeptidase, giving the protein MTIRTPGDAARPAAPAAPDDATAGAVPCGGEARSPAMEPIDRGWLDVGDGHRIHYEQCGAADGPAAVFLHGGPGSGCSPRHRGLPGPGWRVVLFDQRGCGRSTPHGECRSNTTADLVADIERLRTHLGIDRWLVFGGSWGASLALAYCAQHRDACLGAILRGIFLTGAGDIDWFFNGAGQLLPEHWATLAAIAPPDRRTALAAWYFDAVAGEDEEVRIDAVRRWMDWEEALSRPGSPPPPAGTASREAASARIAKYRLQAHYLRRECFMGESRALDFARGMQGLPTAILHGRLDLVCRPSNAWILHRALPGSRLQFVDGAGHSPFDTPMAQALAAAGRHFLAHGSFAGWPAGPAA; this is encoded by the coding sequence ATGACGATCCGAACCCCAGGCGACGCAGCACGGCCGGCCGCGCCGGCGGCCCCGGACGACGCGACGGCCGGCGCCGTGCCATGCGGCGGCGAAGCGCGCTCCCCGGCGATGGAGCCCATCGACCGCGGCTGGCTGGACGTCGGCGATGGCCACCGCATCCATTACGAGCAGTGCGGCGCGGCCGACGGGCCTGCCGCCGTCTTCCTGCACGGCGGCCCGGGCAGCGGCTGCAGCCCGCGGCACCGGGGCCTGCCGGGCCCCGGCTGGCGCGTCGTGCTGTTCGACCAGCGCGGCTGTGGCCGCAGCACACCGCATGGAGAATGCCGGTCGAACACCACCGCCGACCTCGTCGCCGACATCGAACGGCTGCGGACGCACCTGGGCATCGACCGCTGGCTGGTCTTCGGCGGCTCCTGGGGCGCCAGCCTCGCGCTGGCCTACTGCGCGCAGCACCGCGACGCCTGCCTGGGCGCCATCCTGCGCGGCATCTTCCTGACCGGAGCCGGCGACATCGACTGGTTCTTCAACGGCGCCGGCCAGTTGCTCCCCGAACACTGGGCGACACTCGCCGCCATCGCACCGCCGGACCGCAGGACGGCACTGGCAGCCTGGTATTTCGACGCGGTTGCCGGCGAAGACGAGGAAGTCCGCATCGACGCGGTGCGACGCTGGATGGACTGGGAGGAAGCGCTGTCCCGCCCCGGCTCGCCACCCCCGCCCGCCGGCACGGCGAGCCGCGAGGCAGCCTCGGCGCGGATCGCCAAGTATCGGCTGCAGGCGCACTACCTGCGCCGCGAGTGCTTCATGGGCGAGTCGCGCGCACTCGATTTCGCCCGCGGCATGCAAGGGCTGCCGACGGCGATCCTGCACGGCCGTCTGGACCTGGTGTGCAGGCCCTCGAACGCCTGGATATTGCACCGCGCCCTGCCCGGCAGCCGCCTGCAGTTCGTCGACGGCGCCGGACACAGCCCGTTCGACACGCCGATGGCACAGGCCCTGGCAGCAGCGGGCAGGCATTTCCTAGCCCACGGCAGCTTCGCCGGCTGGCCGGCCGGTCCTGCAGCCTGA
- the rpsI gene encoding 30S ribosomal protein S9 produces MAVTYNYGTGRRKTAVARVFIKPGTGNIVVNGKPVDEFFSRETGRMIVRQPLVLTGSEGKFDILVNVVGGGESGQAGAVRHGITRALIDYSAELKPELRAAGFVTRDAREVERKKVGLRKARRAKQFSKR; encoded by the coding sequence ATGGCTGTGACTTACAACTACGGAACCGGCCGCCGCAAGACTGCGGTTGCCCGTGTGTTCATCAAGCCGGGCACCGGCAACATCGTCGTCAACGGCAAGCCGGTCGACGAATTCTTCTCGCGTGAAACTGGCCGCATGATCGTGCGCCAGCCGCTGGTCCTGACCGGCAGCGAAGGCAAGTTCGACATCTTGGTCAACGTCGTCGGCGGTGGCGAATCCGGCCAGGCCGGTGCCGTCCGTCACGGCATCACCCGCGCGCTGATCGACTACAGCGCCGAGCTGAAGCCCGAACTGCGTGCCGCCGGTTTCGTGACCCGCGATGCCCGCGAAGTCGAGCGCAAGAAGGTCGGTCTGCGCAAGGCGCGCCGCGCGAAGCAGTTCTCGAAGCGCTGA
- the rplM gene encoding 50S ribosomal protein L13, whose amino-acid sequence MKTFSAKPHEVKRDWFVVDGTDKVLGRLAAEVARRLRGKHKAIYTPHVDTGDFIVVVNVEKLRVTGNKAQDKKYYRHSGYPGGIYETNFTKLQQRFPERVLEKAVKGMLPKGPLGYAMLKKLKCYAGPSHPHTAQQPQVLEI is encoded by the coding sequence ATGAAGACGTTTTCTGCCAAGCCGCACGAGGTAAAGCGCGACTGGTTCGTTGTCGACGGCACGGACAAGGTGCTTGGTCGCCTCGCAGCCGAAGTGGCCCGTCGCCTGCGTGGCAAACATAAGGCCATCTACACGCCGCACGTCGACACGGGCGACTTCATCGTCGTCGTCAACGTCGAGAAGCTGCGCGTGACCGGAAACAAGGCGCAGGACAAGAAGTACTATCGTCACTCCGGCTACCCGGGCGGTATCTACGAGACCAATTTCACCAAGCTGCAGCAGCGCTTTCCCGAGCGCGTGCTGGAAAAGGCCGTGAAGGGCATGCTGCCGAAGGGCCCGCTGGGCTACGCAATGCTGAAGAAGCTGAAGTGCTACGCGGGTCCGTCGCATCCGCATACCGCCCAGCAGCCCCAAGTTCTCGAGATCTGA